The proteins below come from a single Sander vitreus isolate 19-12246 unplaced genomic scaffold, sanVit1 ctg307_0, whole genome shotgun sequence genomic window:
- the LOC144513639 gene encoding uncharacterized protein LOC144513639, giving the protein MQCVNVVKKRRLEPGVEPWSCRKRVCLGAELQVTECPMETSHSFTASNQHPEQPVVRPRPALCCPRCLGGEPGHINHILGL; this is encoded by the exons ATGCAGTGCGTTAACGTTGTGAAGAAGAGACGTTTGGAACCGGGAGTGGAGCCGTGGAGCTGCAGG aagCGAGTGTGTTTGGGGGCGGAGCTCCAGGTGACTGAGTGTCCAATGGAAACCTCCCACAGCTTTACAGCGTCCAATCAGCACCCAGAACAGCCG GTGGTCCGGCCCCGTCCTGCCCTCTGCTGCCCCCGCTGTCTCGGAGGAGAACCT GGTCACATCAACCACATCCTGGGCCTCTGA
- the rpp30 gene encoding ribonuclease P protein subunit p30, protein MSVFMDLNVNYTADTSRLQSLIETAAHLGFSTVAINYVFEPTVKKKQEIPAPTAISKVMDPLPIVQGRSRPIRVLNRLTIVMSDASHFRPTAVEYRCFDLLAVQPTTEKLFHAACMIYDVDIICISVTEKLPFFFKRAPVNGAIERGLVFEVSYSAAIRDSTRRRYTIANAVCLMETCKGKSVILSSAAEKPLDLRGPYDITNLGLLFGLSDGEAKEAVSSTCRSVVLHAETRKTASGIIYTVKSCTDWPPADCEAPAAKRARPQLTQ, encoded by the exons TTGGTTTCTCTACAGTCGCCATCAACTACGTGTTCGAACCAACGGTCAAAAAGAAACAG GAGATTCCCGCCCCAACGGCGATCAGCAAGGTGATGGATCCGCTGCCCATCGTACAG GGTCGCTCCCGGCCAATCAGAGTGCTGAACAGACTGACCATTGTGATGTCAGACGCCAGTCACTTT aggcCGACTGCTGTGGAGTATCGGTGTTTTGACCTGCTGGCCGTCCAGCCGACCACAGAGAAACTCTTCCAT gcagcCTGTATGATATATGATGTAGACATCATCTGTATCTCAGTGACAGAGAAACTTCCCTTCTTCTTCAAGAGAGCGCCGGTCAACGGG gccatAGAGAGGGGTCTGGTGTTTGAGGTGTCCTACTCTGCAGCCATCAGAGACTCCACCAGGAGGCGCTACACCATCGCCAACGCCGTGTGTCTGATGGAGACCTGCAAAGGGAAG agtgtGATCCTGTCCAGCGCTGCCGAGAAG CCTCTGGATCTCAGAGGGCCCTATGACATCACCAACCT AGGTCTGTTGTTCGGTTTGTCAGACGGAGAAGCGAAGGAAGCCGTCTCCTCCACCTGTCGATCGGTCGTTCTCCACGCAG AAACCAGGAAGACGGCGAGCGGGATCATCTACACCGTGAAGAGCTGCACTGATTGGCCGCCTGCAGACT GTGAGGCTCCCGCTGCCAAGCGAGCCCGGCCTCAGCTGACCCAGTGA